The following DNA comes from Pseudodesulfovibrio alkaliphilus.
AGCGATGGGCCCAGTGCGCCCACAACCCGGTCCAGTTTCTGGACACCATCGACCCCGAGCGCATCGCCGCCATCGCCAACGATGCTGCCTTCATGGCCCGCGTCGCCGAAATCCTCCGCCGCTTCGACGCCTACATGGCCGAGAGCGGCAAGGCGGACCACGGCGGCATCACCTGGAACAATCCCATTTCCTACTTCTCCATGGAGTTCGGGCTGCACGAGTCCATACCCATCTACTCCGGCGGCCTCGGCCTGCTGGCCGGAGACCACATCAAGGCGGCCAGCGACCTCAACCTGCCCTTCATCGGCGTTTCGCTGCTCTACAAGAACGGCTACTTCCACCAGCGCATCAACGGCAACGGCGACCAGGTGGTCGAATATCACGAGAACAACTTCGCCTCCATGCCCGTCAATCCGCTGCAACGCGGCGACTCGGACCGGATCATGGTCACAGTGGACCTGCCGGGCCGCACGGTCTTCGCCCAGATATGGGAGGTGCGCGTGGGCCGGGCCAAGCTCTATCTGCTCGACACCGATGTGCCCGAGAACTCGCGCACCGACCGCGATATCGCGGCCAAGCTCTACGAACCCTCGTCCAAGGGACGCATCGAGCAGGAGATCGTGCTGGGCGTGGGCGGAGTGCGGATGTTCCAGACCCTGGAGATCGCCCCGTCCATCTACCACCTCAACGAGGGCCACTCGGCCTTCCTGCTCTTCGAGCGCGTGCGCCAGCTCATGCGCCTCGAGGGAGTTGATTTCTCCACGGCCAAGGAGATAGTGCGCGGCTCCACGGTCTTCACCATGCACACCCCGGTGCCCGCGGGCAACGAACGATTCGAACGCTCGCTGGTGGAGAACTATTTCCGGGGCTATGCGGCCGAGATGGACGTGCCCTGGGACGCCCTGTGGAATCTGGGGCACATGTACGCCGAGGAGGCCGACCACCTGAACATGACTGTGCTCGCCCTCCAGCTTTCCTACCTGCGAAACGGCGTCAGCAAGCTCCACGGCGAGGTCTCGCGGCGCATGTGGATGGACCTGTGGCGAGGCTTCCTGCTCGGCGAAGTGCCGGTGGGGCACATCACCAACGGGGTTCACATTACCACATGGCTTGACGAGAGGGTCCGCCGCGACATGGAGGAGAGTTGCAACATCTCGGTTCACAAGACACTCATGGACGACATTGACTGGAACGTCATCGACGCCATCGACGACCGCCGCCTGTGGGACACCCATGTCGCCCTCAAGCACCGGCTCTACGAGGAGATACGCCGCTCCATCTCCAGCCAGTGGGCACGCGAGGGCGAGCCGCCCAACCGTCTGCACAGCTTCCTCGAAACCCTTGACCCCGGACACCTGACCCTGTGCTTCGCCCGGCGTTTCACGGCCTACAAGCGGCCCACGCTGCTCTTCCACAACCTGAACAAGATCAAGCAGATATTCAACGACCCCAGCCGCCCGGTCAATATCATCTTCGCGGGCAAGGCGCACCCGGCAGACACCATCGGCGCAAGCTTCATCAACCTCATCTGCCGTCTGGCCAAGCAGGACGACTTCCTTGGCCGGGTCATCTTCCTCGAAAGCTACGACATCAGGCTGGCCCGCCTGCTGGTTTCCGGCTCGGACGTGTGGCTCAACACCCCCACCCGGCTGATGGAAGCCAGCGGCACCAGCGGCATGAAGGCCGCTCTCAACGGCGTGCCCAATTGCAGCATCCTCGACGGCTGGTGGGACGAGGCCTACAACGCCGCCAACGGCTGGGCCGTGGGCCAGGGACTGGTCTACGAAACCCAGGTCAACCAGGATATCGTGGACGCGGACAACCTCTACGCCGTGCTGGAAACCGAGGTGGTACCCGAGTTCTACGACCGGGGCGACGACGGCGTGCCCCACGCCTGGATCAGGCGGATGAAGGAATCCATGAAAACCGCCCTGGCCCAGTACGGCACCCACCGCATGGTCCGCGACTACATCAGCGGCATGTACCTGCCCGCCCTGGCCCTGGCTGCGCGACGCAACAAGAACGACCACGCCCTGGCCAAAGACGTTGGCGCGTGGCATCGGCGCATTCCCGGCCGCTTCTCCACGGTCAACATCAAGGAGATCCGGGTGGAAGGTATTCACGGCGATGTCTTCATGCTCGGCAACACCCTGCGCATCACCGCCAAGGTGGACAAGGGCCAGCTGCTCCAGGAGGAGATGCTGGTGGAGATGTTGGTGGCAAACCCCTCCGAGGACGCAGTGATAGACTGCGTACCGCTCAAGCTCAAGCACACCGAAGGAAACACCCTGGTCTTCAAGGTGGAATACACACCCGCATCGTCGGGCACCTGCCGCTACGGGGTACGGGTCATCCCGGTGCATCCGGGACTTGGCACCAAGTACGAAACCCGTCTGGTCCGGTGGAGCTGATTCCCCGGCGCCACGCGCCGACAGGCTGACCACGTCCGGCCCGGACGCCCTCCCCCGCAGGGAGACGCGTCCGGGCCTTTGTACGCCGAGGCGCAATTCCCCTTGCCAGTCGATCCTCCTGGGATTACAGCGTTCACGAGGAGCAACCATGCGCAAGTACATGATCGCCACACCGGACACCGCGGCCCATGACGCTCTGGAGGCGATCCTCGCACCCGACGGCGAGGGTGAGACCTTCCGGGACATGGCCGCCCTGCGCTCGGCCCTGGCCGCCCGTCCGGTCGATGTGCTCTTCGTGGACTACGGTCTGCTGACCGAGGGCAGCGCTTCGCACCGAGACGGCATCAGCGCGGTCTGGCAGGGCCACCAGGACGTGGAGATCGTCATCCTCGTCCATCAGGAGGAAATCCGCCGCGCCGTGGACGCGGTCAAGGAAGGCGCCTCGGACTACCTGACCTATCCGGTCAACCCGGCCGAGGTGCAGATGGTTCTCGAGCGGCTGGACAAGACCCTCATCCTGACCAGCGAGCTGGACTACCTCAGGGATCAGTTCTGGAACGAGGAGGCCCTGCGCGTGGTCAGGACCAACAGCCCGGCCATGCGCGAAGCCTTTGCCAAGGTCCGCCAGATGGCCGGGACCAGGACCACGGTGCTGCTCACAGGCGAGACAGGCACGGGCAAAAGCCTCATCGCCAAGCTCATCCACTCCCACAGCGTTCGGCGCGACGCCCCTTTTGTCAGCGTCCACTGCGGGGCCATCCCGGACACCCTCATCGAAAGCGAGCTTTTCGGCCACGAAAAGGGCGCCTTCACTGGCGCGGCCAAGCGCAAGATCGGAAAATTCGGTCTGGCCGAGGGCGGCACCCTGTTCCTCGACGAGGTGGGGACCATCTCGCCCTCCATGCAGGTCAAGCTCTTAAGCGTTCTTCAGGACAAAACCATCCAACGCGTGGGCAGCGACCGGGACATCCCGGTGGACGTGCGGATCATCGCAGCCACCAACGACTCCCTGCGCGACATGTGCGAAAAGGGGTTCTTTCGCAAGGACCTCTACTACCGGCTCAACGTCTTTCCCATCGAAATCCCGCCGCTTCGCGAGCGCAGGAGCGATATTTTCTCCTTTGCCGAGGTGTTCATCCAGCACTTCAACGGCCAGCTCGGAAAGAACATCAAGGGGCTGCACCCCAAGACACTGGACGCCTTCCAGCGCTACTCATGGCCCGGCAATGTGCGCGAGCTGGAAAACCTCATCGAGCGTGCCTGCATCCTGGAGCAAGGCGAACTGATCACCCCGTCGAGCATTCCGCAGGACCTCTTCGGCCACTGTCTCCAAAGCGCCGGGAGCCGCACCGACATCTCCATCCCCCTGGGCCGGGCGAGGCAGAATGTGGTGGACGCCTTTGAACGCGCCTATCTGACCGAGCTGCTTGAGTCCACCCACGGCAAAATCAAGAACGCCGCCCAATGGGCGGGCATCACCCCGCGCCAGCTCCATAAACTCATGGCCCGCCACGGGTTGCACCGCCGCGATTTCCGCTCCCCGACAAAAAAAGGGAACTGACGCTTCACTGCACCCTGTTTCGGAACCGACGATTCTCCTTTCCTAAAACCCCCACAAATTCAGGATATTGGGCAGCAAAGCCCGGCACCGACCACTGCCGCGGACACCACGCACACGCCCGGCGACAAAAGGGGGAACTCGCAGTTCCCTTTTTCTTCCCCCTGACAATCCTATCTATTCCCTATTATTTCAAGATTATACACGACTGGCCCCAAATATGCTTTGCCCTGCCGATCGTGATGGACTCAAGGAGCAGACATGGGAGACCGCACACGCACATCTGCGCCAGGACATGAGATCGCCGTGGGCGTTCTCATTCCGCACGGCTGGGACGACAACTTCAGCGTCACCAGTGTTTCCCTGGCATGCGAGGGCGAGCGGGAAATCGTCATCGGCAATCTTGAGAGCCATCCGGGACTGCTCGTGCTGCTGCGCAGACGGGTCAGACTCACCGGGACCGTTGCCCGCGACGGGGAGGGGGAGACCATGACCGTGGAAGGATACAAACCCGTCGCCGACAGCGACGCAAACGGCCCGGAAACCAGAGGGACGACGAATGGAAAGATTCTGTAAGCTTCTTGCCCCCCTGCTCCTGGCCCTGGTTCTTGCCGCGGGACCAAGCGCGGCCCGGGGCGAAGCGGAGATGATGGAAATTGAGGCGGACATCACGGTGGAGGGCATCGTGGTCGTCATGGATGACGGCGTGTTTCTCGATGACGGTGTCAGGCTCTTCCTGCTCATCGACATGGAGGATGTCCGCCTGGAAGGGATGCTCGTGGAAGTGTTCGGCCAGTATCTGCTGGTAGACGAGATGCCCGCCATCAAGGTTCAGGAAATGACCGTCCTCGACGAGGGGGCAGCCTCTCCCGGCAACCGCCGCCCAAAGCCAGAGAACGACCGCAACGGCTGACCAAGCCATACCATTTCACCCAAGAGGACATGACAATGATCGAAATCGAAGCCTGCACCGAACAGGAGCCTCCCCTTCCCAAGGACATCCCTTGCGCCGATGGCACCTCCGCCTTCGGCGGTCTCTATCCCTCCCTGCGGGCTTTCCGCGAACACGTTTTTCCGGGCGTGACCGAGTCGCGATGGAACGACTGGCGCTGGCAAATAGCCAACCGCGTTCTGGACGTGGACACTGTCGAAAAAGTGCTCGGATATTCCAGGGCCGGTTCCATGCCCCTTGGCAAGGGGCTGCCCATGGCCGTGACACCCTACTATCTCGGCGTGGCGGCTGTGGCGGGCTCCACCGCCCTGCGCCGATGCATCGAGCCGACCATCCACGAATTCGTCATGGACCCAAGCGAGGCCGAAGACCCCCTTGGCGAGGAGGGGCACACCGCCGTGCCCGGCATCGTCCACCGCTACCCGGACAGGGTTCTCTTCCTGGTCACCGACTATTGCTCCACTTACTGCCGCTACTGCACCCGCTCGCGGTTG
Coding sequences within:
- the glgP gene encoding alpha-glucan family phosphorylase, which produces MKSSWLFEVSWEVCNKVGGIHTVISSKAAEAVAAFDGHYVAIGPLLDRNPGFEPCDPPEEFLPALERLAQQNIPVQVGRWDIPGNPWALLAGFQGVFPSHDKLLFQLWSDFGVDSMTGGWDYIEPVIFSTVSAMIIKEISDELGDETDVYAHFHEWMSGAGVLHLKKQAPDVATLLTTHATMLGRAMSGSGVDIYERLEEIEPSQEAKAIGVLAKHSMESVSAREADCFTTVSDITRREASNLLGTNPAVTTYNGFNLEGFARPAAVEKARRGARAQLVDLASRFLERDLKPDKTLLVATSGRYEFHNKGIDLLIESLAKVDEELAGSESDITVVAFLLVTCGYAGFSEEARRRLKDEHYSIEKYGGIATHHLGDTDRDAIVVKCRETGLDNAPENRCCVIFIPVYLDGNDGILNLEYYDALAGMDLTVFPSFYEPWGYTPMESAAFFVPTITADRAGFGQWVMERHPGGHPGVMVLDRLKDNYRTAVGKLAKLLSDFTRWSSEERAFRRGEARRIAEEVTWKNFYPHYLEAYKMAGDIRTERVAGVQRMAVAPGRLFSFTGVNTTQPRLKSFSVITDLPPSLARLRDLAANLWWVWHRDAQELFETIDSQRWAQCAHNPVQFLDTIDPERIAAIANDAAFMARVAEILRRFDAYMAESGKADHGGITWNNPISYFSMEFGLHESIPIYSGGLGLLAGDHIKAASDLNLPFIGVSLLYKNGYFHQRINGNGDQVVEYHENNFASMPVNPLQRGDSDRIMVTVDLPGRTVFAQIWEVRVGRAKLYLLDTDVPENSRTDRDIAAKLYEPSSKGRIEQEIVLGVGGVRMFQTLEIAPSIYHLNEGHSAFLLFERVRQLMRLEGVDFSTAKEIVRGSTVFTMHTPVPAGNERFERSLVENYFRGYAAEMDVPWDALWNLGHMYAEEADHLNMTVLALQLSYLRNGVSKLHGEVSRRMWMDLWRGFLLGEVPVGHITNGVHITTWLDERVRRDMEESCNISVHKTLMDDIDWNVIDAIDDRRLWDTHVALKHRLYEEIRRSISSQWAREGEPPNRLHSFLETLDPGHLTLCFARRFTAYKRPTLLFHNLNKIKQIFNDPSRPVNIIFAGKAHPADTIGASFINLICRLAKQDDFLGRVIFLESYDIRLARLLVSGSDVWLNTPTRLMEASGTSGMKAALNGVPNCSILDGWWDEAYNAANGWAVGQGLVYETQVNQDIVDADNLYAVLETEVVPEFYDRGDDGVPHAWIRRMKESMKTALAQYGTHRMVRDYISGMYLPALALAARRNKNDHALAKDVGAWHRRIPGRFSTVNIKEIRVEGIHGDVFMLGNTLRITAKVDKGQLLQEEMLVEMLVANPSEDAVIDCVPLKLKHTEGNTLVFKVEYTPASSGTCRYGVRVIPVHPGLGTKYETRLVRWS
- a CDS encoding sigma-54 dependent transcriptional regulator yields the protein MRKYMIATPDTAAHDALEAILAPDGEGETFRDMAALRSALAARPVDVLFVDYGLLTEGSASHRDGISAVWQGHQDVEIVILVHQEEIRRAVDAVKEGASDYLTYPVNPAEVQMVLERLDKTLILTSELDYLRDQFWNEEALRVVRTNSPAMREAFAKVRQMAGTRTTVLLTGETGTGKSLIAKLIHSHSVRRDAPFVSVHCGAIPDTLIESELFGHEKGAFTGAAKRKIGKFGLAEGGTLFLDEVGTISPSMQVKLLSVLQDKTIQRVGSDRDIPVDVRIIAATNDSLRDMCEKGFFRKDLYYRLNVFPIEIPPLRERRSDIFSFAEVFIQHFNGQLGKNIKGLHPKTLDAFQRYSWPGNVRELENLIERACILEQGELITPSSIPQDLFGHCLQSAGSRTDISIPLGRARQNVVDAFERAYLTELLESTHGKIKNAAQWAGITPRQLHKLMARHGLHRRDFRSPTKKGN